In one window of Acanthopagrus latus isolate v.2019 chromosome 15, fAcaLat1.1, whole genome shotgun sequence DNA:
- the LOC119034120 gene encoding lysophosphatidylserine lipase ABHD12-like, giving the protein MGKRVTKQDGSSPAVQRKRVQGKDETPSRWWLKRGLFALFVILILVPVSLSMLPELIQHFVYSHRIRLPFFVDLSRPADHSLNHTINMYLTSEEGISLGVWHTVPESRWKEAQGKDLAWYQNSLNDGSTVFIYLHGNTGTRAATHRVGVAKVLSALGYHVLVPDYRGFGDSTGEPTEAGLTTDALYLYKWVKARSGNSLVVIWGHSLGTGVSTNAAVKLIEQGEVFDGVILEGAFNSARQKIPGHAFSWYYWKFPGCGYLFPEPWAENKCVFPTEENLKKMKSPILFLHSEDDHLVPIQVAKQMHEVAASAQDAERVKLVSFDGSLGYLHNGLYKDPKLPGILKKFVLSLQRWKDK; this is encoded by the exons ATGGGGAAAAGAGTCACTAAACAGGATGGTTCCTCCCCCGCTGTCCAGAGGAAGAGAGTCCAGGGGAAAGATGAGACACC GTCCCGATGGTGGCTTAAAAGAGGCTTATTTGCCCTCTTTGTTATCTTGATTTTGGTGCCCGTCTCGCTCAGTATGCTCCCTGAATTAATCCAGCACTTTGTGTACTCTCACAGAA TCCGGCTGCCGTTCTTTGTTGACCTCAGCCGACCTGCTGATCATTCCCTTAATCACACCATCAACATGTACTTAACATCAGAGGAGGGAATCTCCCTTGGCGTATG GCACACAGTCCCTGAGAGCCGTTGGAAAGAGGCTCAGGGGAAGGACTTGGCATGGTACCAGAACAGTTTAAACGATGGCAGCACAGTTTTCATATATCTTCATGGGAACACAGGCACAAG GGCAGCCACTCATCGGGTGGGAGTGGCAAAA GTATTGAGTGCACTTGGCTACCATGTGCTGGTGCCTGACTACAGAG GGTTTGGAGACTCCACTGGTGAACCAACTGAAGCCGGTCTGACCACTGATGCCCTCTACTTGTACAAGTGGGTCAAAGCCCGGAGTGGAAACAGCCTCGTGGTCATCTGGGGACACTCTCTTGGCACTGG AGTCTCCACTAACGCAGCCGTAAAACTGATTGAGCAAG GAGAGGTTTTCGATGGAGTGATCCTGGAGGGCGCATTCAATAGTGCTCGACAGAAGATACCAGGTCATGCTTTTTCTTGG tatTACTGGAAATTTCCGGGCTGTGGGTACTTATTCCCAGAACCATGGGCAGAAAACAAGTGCGTCTTCCCTACTGAAGAGAA tctgaagaaaatgaaaagccCGATCCTTTTCCTTCATTCGGAGGACGATCACTTAGTCCCCATTCAAGTTGCTAAgcag ATGCATGAGGTCGCAGCGAGTGCCCAGGATGCAGAGCGAGTCAAGCTGGTGTCATTCGACGGTTCGCTTGGGTACCTCCACAACGGCTTGTACAAAGACCCCAAACTGCCTGGCATCTTAAA GAAGTTTGTGCTGTCGCTGCAACGTTGGAAAGACAAGTGa